CCGAAGATATCGAGGGCGAGGCCCTGGCCACGCTGGTGGTCAATACCATCCGGGGCACTTTCAAGGCGGCGGCGGTCAAGGCGCCGGGCTTCGGAGACCGGCGCAAGGCGATGTTGGAAGACATCGGCGTCCTGACTGCCGGAAAGGTGATTTCCGAGGAAGTCGGGTTGAGCTTGGAGAAGATTCGGCTGGAAGACCTGGGCCGTGCCAAGCGCGTCGTGATCACCAAGGAGGACACGACGATCATAGACGGCCTCGGCAAGCCGGCCGACATTCAGTCGCGCATCGGGCAGATTCGCAAGCAGATCGAGGATTCGACGTCGGACTACGACAAGGAAAAACTGCAAGAGCGGGTGGCCAAGCTTTCCGGCGGGGTCGCGGTGATCAAAGTCGGCGCCGCAACCGAAGTGGAAATGAAGGAGAAGAAGGCGCGGGTGGAAGATGCCCTGCATGCGACCCGGGCTGCCGTGGAGGAGGGGATTGTGCCCGGCGGCGGCACGGCCCTGTTGCGCTGCGTTTCTTCTTTGAAAAAGGCAAAGGGCGCAAACGAAGACCAGAATGCCGGCATCCGCCTCGTGATGCGCGCCGTGCAAGAGCCGGTCCGGCAGATCGTCGCCAATGCGGGGCTTGAGCCTTCCGTTATCGTCAACAAGATCGCTGACAGCGAGGCCAAGCAGCAGAACTTCGGATACGATGTGGCGACCAACGATTTCGGCAACCTGATCGAGTCCGGGATCATAGACCCCACCAAGGTTACCCGTTCCGCTCTGCAGAACGCGGCTTCCGTGGCGGGGCTGATGATTACCACGGAGGCGATGGTGGCCGAGCTGCCCAAGGAAGAGAAGTCGCCGATGGGTGGTCCAGGAGGGGCCGGCATGGAAGACATGGGCGGAATGATGTAACGACTCCGCACCTCTTCCGGCCCGTTATTGGTTCCCTAAAGGCCCGCGCGGAAGCGGGCCTTTTTTTTAGCTGGCGCGCCTTGATGCGCGTTGCCGGCGGCGCACCGCGGACACGGCGTACTCCCGGGGGGGCGTATTCCCGGCGATACTCCCGGCCGGTTTATTCGGTTCTTTGCAGCGCGGCGCGGTATTTTTCCAGTGCGCCCGGAAAACCGAAACGCAAGGCGTCGGCGGTCAGGGCGTGTCCGATGGAAACTTCCTCCAGTTGCGGAATTTCCCGCGCCAGTAGCGGTAGATTATTCAGGTTGAGGTCGTGCCCGGCATTGACTCCAAGCCCGTGTTCGGCCGCCTGGCGCGCGGTTTCCCTGATATGGCCCAGGGCGCCATGAAGCTTCTCGCCCTTGCCCCCGCCGCCGGCGTGCGCCTTCGCGTATGGCTCCGTATAGATTTCGATGCGGTCGGCGCCTGCTTTTGCCGCCAGGGCAATTTGCGCCGGATCGGCGTCCATGAACAGACTGACGCGGATGCCGGCGTCGCGCAGGCGGGCGATGAGAGGGCGTAAATCGGCGCCCTGCTTTTCCAGATTCCATCCGTGGTCCGAGGTGGCCTGTTCGTCGCTGTCGGGCACCAGGGTGCATTGCTCCGGGCGCGCCGCCAACACCAGGGGGAGAAAGCCCGGATAAGAACC
This is a stretch of genomic DNA from Gammaproteobacteria bacterium. It encodes these proteins:
- the groL gene encoding chaperonin GroEL (60 kDa chaperone family; promotes refolding of misfolded polypeptides especially under stressful conditions; forms two stacked rings of heptamers to form a barrel-shaped 14mer; ends can be capped by GroES; misfolded proteins enter the barrel where they are refolded when GroES binds), with protein sequence MSAKDIKFGGDARQRMLKGLNTLANAVKVTLGPKGRNVVLEKSFGAPTVTKDGVSVAKEIELKDKFENMGAQMLREVASQTSDVAGDGTTTATVLAQSLVVEGMKAVAAGINPMDLKRGIDQAVATAVKELKKISKPCSSDTEIAQVGTVSANADKPIGDTIAEAMKKVGKEGVITVEEGSGLDNELNVVEGMQFDRGYLSPYFVNNQQSMSCELEDPLILLCDKKISNIRDVLPLLESIAKSGKSLLAIAEDIEGEALATLVVNTIRGTFKAAAVKAPGFGDRRKAMLEDIGVLTAGKVISEEVGLSLEKIRLEDLGRAKRVVITKEDTTIIDGLGKPADIQSRIGQIRKQIEDSTSDYDKEKLQERVAKLSGGVAVIKVGAATEVEMKEKKARVEDALHATRAAVEEGIVPGGGTALLRCVSSLKKAKGANEDQNAGIRLVMRAVQEPVRQIVANAGLEPSVIVNKIADSEAKQQNFGYDVATNDFGNLIESGIIDPTKVTRSALQNAASVAGLMITTEAMVAELPKEEKSPMGGPGGAGMEDMGGMM
- a CDS encoding pyridoxine 5'-phosphate synthase, with amino-acid sequence MTIALSVNLNKVALLRNARECGIPDLLETCRLCLAHGADGITVHPRPDQRHVRASDIAPLRAELAAASREFNMEGNPFSTARGSYPGFLPLVLAARPEQCTLVPDSDEQATSDHGWNLEKQGADLRPLIARLRDAGIRVSLFMDADPAQIALAAKAGADRIEIYTEPYAKAHAGGGGKGEKLHGALGHIRETARQAAEHGLGVNAGHDLNLNNLPLLAREIPQLEEVSIGHALTADALRFGFPGALEKYRAALQRTE